The window AAATGGAACATACTATTCAGAACTTGCTAAATAGCTCAGAATTTATTGGAAGTAATCTTGAAAAAGGACGTCGTCCTACCTTTCACGAACTCAAATATCGTGTGTGAGAAGTGTGTTAGGACTGAAATTTTATCTTTTAACTAAATACACATCCTTCTCCTTGGTCATACTGACCATTATCATAAATAAACCtgcttttatttattaatcGCACGTCACGCTTTATGAGTATTACTGAATACTAATCAGTCTAGTGGTTATTCTTTATCTCAGTGATTGTGCGAGATATGTTTTGGGACTGATGTGGTGTTTTAGATTCACAACTATGAAGATCAGATTGCGAACAGTGGTCAGAGAAAGTAAAGTGCCGTATCTTGGATATTTCATCTTCAAACATTACTTGATAAATTACAAACTATGGTTTGTTGAAACGTATCGATGACTAATTCTTGCTCAAAAATCTCAAGTTGTTCACAATAACAAGGGTTTTTTCCTGACAACCTATATAATTCAAGGAAAGAAGCGTTATGTGAAGCAGAACTATCCGTACCAAGTATTAATTCAGTTAGGCATTTCGTGGACATAACATTTATCGGCTAAAAGCATCACCAAACGTTCTAGACACAGTGATTTGTTTAACATATTTCATACTTCCTGTTCAACAACTTCATTAATTTCTCAAAAGTAATAGTGACTTTTAGTACTTGACTTTAATTATCCTCTGTAAAGACAGTGCATCACAACAAGAGATTCTTAGGCGATTTAATGAAGTACATACAGTCATTAAGTCTACATCTGAATGAGAAAGTGAAGATAGAATAGCCTTTCAAGAGAGCTGATGGATCAATAAAAAGGaatctgtggtgtttgaatgaactaatgattccattgtacttgttgaatgcttgatttcgaattccaaatacagtaattagtttgtgcttatctagtacttcttgatccgattacgttatttctgggattcttagttcatgctataattcaaatactcctgatTATTACATTGGCGTCTCGATGAAGCCTGTGGTGAAGttgttggatatacattcagattttgatgcttttgaggattactttgaaaggttcgatgTTTGGGCTATGATCAAGacagatgatgaggatgttaatattgtagcacatttcctcacattcatcggaaaagaagcatatagcttattaaaaactctggctaTACCgaaaaagcccatttcgcttccttatacaactctcaaggaactacttcTAGACTATGtcaagtatacaaatttcgattGCGGTAATGGGAggtttcgtaaaatgattcacaaGGATATAAAACATTCCACTACATCACGTcacccaacccagtgcatactcaaggttacgTGGaaaattcattgaggagtttgGATGCAATTCACGAAGATGgccacaagtttggtcaatgctTGTGATGTGGCAGGTtccatatcaactgctgtttatccttatcacaaaaacacttctaatgtttactctagtcaatgtgagaaatatgctttgaatgaagccacattattcctaacttggggatatgaagatccgacattatttcgtgggggagggtAATCTAAGAGTCTATGGTTCAAATCCTAGGTAGCAGCGGTTTCAGTACACAATCGAGATGCTGATTACCCAATCCCAGCAAGCAGGTTAGTgtgttccgatttcggttgttaattctaatactcaTGAGTGCATTATAGATAATACAAAGTTTATattcaatacaatgtcggacagacacaggatgaacttgagaagacgtacaattaattacagacacttatactCCTAATTAAGccgtggcggatgtggtgtttgaatgaactaatgatttcattgtacttgttgaatgcttgatttcgaattctaaatacaatacattcgttcgtgcttgtctagtacttcttgattcaagtGCGTTATTTTCAGATTCTTAGGTTTTACTATGATAACACgaaaatttcttattctttctgtacgatgtaaaattgtttctctccctttgttacttttttgcttcaactttcatttaattgacttcTATTAACCTTCAtataaaatgccttgacaagtatatgtgtgaccagattgttcgaaatgtatagcacAAATACATCGCATTCTCttttcattgttctatcgaaatttataaaaggtaCTGATTGCTATGTTTATTCCCAAATCTTGCTTTTGTTATTGGTTTAACATCATTATGAATTCTTcccaatacatgattcatttatttcgcATTCATctcttattattttcatataaaacttTTACACATTGTAGTCTTCTATCAAATATTTGATCGAAATTGTAActacactattatttctctcaccctatcCGACCCATATTTGTTCTGATCATGAGTGTTAAAATTGCACTTAATATATAAGCTAATTCAAGTTGACATTCCATATGAGTCATATcgacattaacaattttattccatattgtttaacaatcctaaattcacatatttCAAATGATGTACTTTGCCCTTGCCTGATCATTTTTCGGACTActaatttggatatatgaatTGTAGTAACTGAAGTGAAtttatcgaaaacaatattcttcgttcaaatactatggggatttttaaacaataaattaatatcagttgggttttgtggatattatagtaatttcaatggttaagatcatgagatAAATTTCACTACAATATAAAACTAGTGTGATTCGTTAATTACAAAACGCGTCTTATTTCATTACGATTGCGCAATAAGATTTTGTTCTTTCTCTCTCCTTTCGTTTCTTCCTTGTATTTTTTtaacctaaacaaatatgaatgaAAGTGAATAGAAAGAAACTGAATCCAATCATAATGTAATTTGTTGTACGATCTTCAATATCGATTTAACAATCGTTTAGTTTGGAATGTAAATTAATCATACATATCTTAGCAATAGCTGTTGGTGTTTTCATTTATGATAAAACAAAACTCATACACTTTTTGTAAGTAATTGTGATAGACAAATTTTTGGTTTATCAACAGTTCAATTTGCGTTGTGTTAATTTCAAACATGAAAAAGTTATGTTCCATTAGCTGAAATAATCTAACTCATGTACACGTGTTATGAGTTTGTTTCCGTTATAGTTGACCGCATTGTAACATGCAAATAGGTGAAAACTTTCGACTATGTGAGTGGCTACGCGTTTGTCTACTGTTTCGTTCATACACTATACATGAACAATTTTAGAACACTTAGTCCGTGGTTCAGCTTATTCATAACAACAGAATATTACACTATTGTTTTCTATTTGAAATGTTTGGTTCTGTAGAGTTGATTACTGACCACAGATGAAGATTTGTATCGAGTTCAATAAAATGTAGTGAGCAATTTATGGTTAGGTGTGAAACATGACCTCCAAAAAtagaggatatttgtaggttGTAAGTATTCAATCATGGATGTCTTTGAATCATTGCTAGTATGTTTATGGACTACGAAGTTGAGAATGCTGAGACTGGTCACAGAGCACTAGATAActatggtaaatcagttgacaaGGTAGTAAATCTTTATCAATTGAGATGATTTAAACATGTATTACGTATACCCATCCACAGACCACCTCGACATATGATGATGGCTGATATAGAAGTAGATTAGAAGTAAGTTAGAGGCGGCCATAATAAAACATGTCATCAGTCTCTGAAGACAATAATtggtgaactgagccatgtgaACAGGTACAGTTTACCATGTTGTGGTTCACGTGATCATCGTAACGAATGCTGAGAGATCTTCAACTGGATGTCCTAAAATCATTCGCAATGATGCATCTGGATTTCGCTCCTTGTTCTCTTTCAGAACCTATGTTTCTGACTTCCTCACAAATTTCTTTTACCAGTTCCTGAGTTATTGTTTTCTTCTTGAACCGTTTCTTGAATGATTATTGTTCTTTGTTACTACTGATCCTGTTACAACATCTATTACTCTGCAATCTCCACTAACATTTCCATCTcattgtgttaatgaggtatggcaacttgaaccaatgtatACACATGTCGAGTTTTATGTCACAtttaactgactgactgtttaaTTTAACCGTGGTTAAAATTGCATAGTGAATTCGACGTTACagtaatgattatttatttcactcgtgtATTAGCTATGAGAAATAATCTATACTGTGCACTCAGCTTTTTGCAAATGGAATATGAATTAATCTGAAATGGTCAATATTTAATAAGTTGTATGCGCCACAGATTAGCATCATTGACAGCACCACTTAAAAAGAACAGAGAACCGGATAACTGTTTTGTCGTAATATGGAACGCCTCACAAGTGAGCACCTATGACACTATTGAAAGTGTTCATCATAGAAAGTGACGAATCACAACTTAATTATCGACATTTTCAAATTCGGTTAATGTTTTCTGTTGCTACGTTCTACACAAACTGAATAAGGAAATAGATAAATGACAGTCAAAATATCGACTATGTTTAACTCACAGAGCATAGATCATGAAAACGTGGACATTGGATCCAATCACGACCAGTTATATCTTCAGCTATTTCCATAATACCACCGTCTCTTGGACATTCACGCCACTCACCACGGAAGTAAACTAGATGTTTGAATTCAAGACTACACTTCACCTTGAAATTGGAAATAAATCAACATTTTCTGATGAACAAGTTAGTTATACAAAATAATGTCAGGTGATGAAGTAAATACTaatgagaataaataatttctttGATTGAACAAAATGGCATAGTTGTATTATTTTGGAAAGTCTGCATAAGATATACGttcatattattttgtattcaaaaacgacgacattaaagttACTTTCTACTGAACTATGAAATACAGGAAATCGCTGAAAAATTCCtgttatattaaaacacaattgtatgaaggAAGATTTTTTTCCAATATtgtctcatcaggttctacaattatctcatatctaaattaataatccataagaTTGGCCAAGATTTAagacagagtacatcatttggaaattgtaatatgtgaattgaggattgttgtttgtcatataaaatcaattcagatcgttaatgttggagctgattaatataaagtgttaacaTGAATCAGTTTACAAGTGAAATGGAATTGTGCGATAAATGaccagaataaatatggtcaacatggagtgagagagaaaataatggaataaaagtcggaaattacgtaatatgtaagataatatgaattaggtcagatatagtagatcggggtggatattgaataaattccacAAAGGGTTATCAAGTTtaaagataatgataataataataatattagtaataagtttgggacataaaatgaacattaatcaaattacgtcacctTATTATAAGACTGATTATTAACTTGTTGGCCCCtaagttggccagggtaaaaggagtggctgaacatatttcttttggatgcaaagccCTAGCTTTTTGATCCCAATAGCATTTGCATCAGCCGTCTGTAAGATTCTCAGTCTGACAAAATTAGGTAGGCTGCTGTTAACACGGTAaattattgcaaaagattgctccatgttggtgTATGTCACGTCTAAACTAGATGGTCTAACATAGAGCTGTTGATCGTTTTGACTGcacctttgtttaaccacgcGGGGAGGTGTTCACGAGCCCGtatgtacaaattcctagaacatctgtcAATCTGACTTGCTCCACTGGAACAGATGAATTTATAGATACAGAAAGTCTTGTAATAAGGTGACGTAAATTGATtactgttcattttatgtcccaaacttattattatttttattatctttatcatttttatcatcatccaaatgatgtactctgtctTAAATcttggccaattttatggattattaatttggatttataattgtagcacctgatgaaaaattattgaaagAATCAAGGAAATCTCATACGAATAGCATATATACAGCTTACTTTAAAGCAACCCGCGAATGCCAGATCGCCATTTCCATAAATAAAACATCGTGACTTCTTTCCATAAGATGGACTATAAGTGCTCTGGTCTGCAGTGTAAGATAAAAACAAAAGTTCAATCTCCTTCTTATGTTAGCTGACAGTAAACGTTTTAGGATAAAGTGTTCACTATCAACTTCTGGTACGTAGGTCAATACATGAAGAGACAAATCCATTCAATAAAGTGAAACAAATCCCTAACTCAGTGGATACCAAGAAGAATTAGAAGTTTAAATCTAGTTAACAACTCTTAGTCGGCCACTACTTGATTTTCTGGATACTGAAATGTTACACGTTAATTAGTTTAAAATTCTGTATACTAATTGGTAGCCAGTTTTCAGTGTTCCATGAATCAAATCGTAATGAATATTTTCCTGATAGTTCCGTTTTTATTATATCATTGTATGTAGATCAATAACATTAGGTATCGTGATAATTTACCGTATATTTCTTTTAGATAAATGTTACTGTCTAATTATAGTGTTCCATAGTATACTTCGCTACTTCACAGTAATAAGTAGTGTGATGATAACTGAGTGTATTCATTGTAAGTAAGTTCGAATAAAGGAAACTCACATGGGTACTTCTGATTATTAGTATCTCCACAGTGAGAATTC of the Schistosoma haematobium chromosome 4, whole genome shotgun sequence genome contains:
- a CDS encoding hypothetical protein (EggNog:ENOG41KOG2556~COG:M,V); translation: MKVIYSDYNKPIIHLLRCLIIGKSGGDCFVTVIHKPSNNSDQSTYSPSYGKKSRCFIYGNGDLAFAGCFKVKCSLEFKHLVYFRGEWRECPRDGGIMEIAEDITGRDWIQCPRFHDLCSVKKIQGRNERREKEQNLIAQS